A window from Telopea speciosissima isolate NSW1024214 ecotype Mountain lineage chromosome 8, Tspe_v1, whole genome shotgun sequence encodes these proteins:
- the LOC122672217 gene encoding uncharacterized protein LOC122672217 gives MDWLSTYHASIQCYEKEIVFKPKNETEFKFSGLRTGKPASPLISVVRARKLLAQGCHGFLASLVDLKKEEQQLEDIHIVRDFPDVFPDDLVGLPPDRELEFIIDLVPGTAPISKAPYRMAPLELKGLKDQLQELLEKGELNKVTIKNRYPLPRIDDLFDQLQASGISVDPAKVKAVTDWARPTIVTEIRSFLGMAGYYRRFIEGFSKIAMPFTRLTRKGVKFDWLEECEKSFQELKHRLVIAPVLTIPVGIGGMVIYSDASHRGLGCVLMQYAKVVAYASRSQESKVLLYPERTEYETETEDIRSLELELIASCPTSLFAKLTIKPSLIDQIKSAQTIDPYIMKVRGEIQAGKQTLFQLTEDEVVMYGTRLYVPNDTELGDLILKEAHHSPYTIHLGCTKMYRDLKEHYWWNNMKREIALYVGKCLTCQQVKAEHQRPSGLLHPLKIPQWKWEHISMDFVMTLPKTPKGHDSVGVVVDHLTKSAHFIAYSMKHSREKLMQLYIDMVVKLLGVPVSIVSDKDPRFTSRFWKSLHEALGIRLKFSTAYHPQTDGQSERVIQILEDMLRACALDLKGSWEKHLPLVEFAYNNSFQATIGWPHMKHYMVRNVDLLFIGMRLVNGKLWDQN, from the exons atggactggttgtctacTTACCACGCCAGTATACAATGTTATGAGAAGGAGATAGTTTTTAAACCCAAGAATGAGACTGAATTTAAGTTTAGTGGGTTAAGGACGGGTAAACCTGCATCGCCTCTGATATCAGTAGTGCGTGCAAGGAAGTTACTTGCTCAAGGTTGCCATGGATTTTTGGCTTCTCTAGTTGATTTGAAGAAAGAGGAGCAACAGTTGGAGGATATCCATATCGTTAGGGATTTTCCAGATGTGTTCCCTGATGACCTTGTTGGGTTACCACCCGATAGGGAATTGGAGTTTATCATTGATCTAGTACCCGGTACGGCGCCGATCTCTaaagcaccataccgaatggcaccatTAGAACTGAAAGGGTTGAAAGACCAACTGCAAGAATTGTTAGAGAAAGG agaACTGAACAAGGTGACCATCAAGAACAGATACCCTTTACCCCGGATCGATGATTTGTTCGATCAGTTGCAAG CTAGTGGGATTTCAGTTGATCCTGCTAAAGTTAAGGCAGTTACAGATTGGGCTAGACCAACCATAGTTACTGAGATCAGAAGCTTTTTGGGTATGGCTGGTTATTACAGAAGGTTTATTGAAGGCTTCTCCAAAATTGCTATGCCTTTTACTAGACTTACCAGGAAGGGTGTGAAATTTGATTGGTTAGaggaatgtgagaaaagttttcaagaattgaagcacAGATTGGTGATAGCACCAGTGTTGACGATACCAGTAGGAATTGGAGGGATGGTTATTTATAGTGATGCTTCACACAGAGGTTTGGGCTGCGTACTTATGCAATATGCTAAGGTGGTAGCCTACGCTTCAAG ATCACAAGAGTCTAAAGTACTTCTTTACCCAGAAagaactgaatatgagacagagacg GAGGACATAAGGAGCCTGGAACTAGAACTTATTGCCAGTTGCCCCACATCATTATTTGCCaaattgactatcaaaccatcATTGATTGACCAAATTAAATCAGCTCAGACTATAGACCCTTACATAATGAAGGTCAGAGGTGAAATCCAAGCAGGGAAACAAACACTATTCCAGTTGACAGAGGACGAGGTTGTGATGTATGGCACTCGCTTGTATGTGCCAAATGACACTGAGCTGGGAGATTTAATTTTGAAGGAGGCTCATCATTCTCCTTACACCATTCATCTGGGCTGTACCAAGATGTACCGGGATCTAAAGGAACATTACTGGTGGAataatatgaagagagaaattgctctGTATGTAGGAAAATGTTTGACTTGTCAACAAGTGAAAGCTGAGCATCAGAGACCATCAGGATTATTGCATCCATTGAAAATTCCgcaatggaaatgggaacataTAAGTATGGATTTTGTCATGACACTACCAAAGACCCCTAAGGGACATGATTCAGTTGGGGTAGTGGTAGACCATCTGACCAAGTCGGCACATTTCATTGCTTACTCTATGAAGCATTCTCGGGAGAAGTTGATGCAGTTGTATATTGATATGGTAGTCAAACTTCTTGGGGTGCCAGTTTCGATAGTGTCAGACAAAGACCCGAGGTTCACGtccagattttggaagagtctacATGAAGCCTTGGGGATAAGACTAAAGTTTAGTACAGCTTATCACCCACAGACCgatggacagtcagagagaGTGATACAGATACTTGAAGACATGTTGAGAGCATGTGCTCTAGACTTGAAAGGAAGTTGGGAGAAACACTTACCTCTGgttgaatttgcatataacaatAGTTTTCAAGCTACCATTGGTTGGCCCCATATGAAGCATTATATGGTAAGAAATGTCGATCTCCTCTTCATTGGAATGAGGTTGGTGAATGGAAAGTTATGGGACCAGAATTGA